A portion of the Pleuronectes platessa chromosome 15, fPlePla1.1, whole genome shotgun sequence genome contains these proteins:
- the mpp1 gene encoding 55 kDa erythrocyte membrane protein has product MTLKSSKNEPAVILDPVSSARTALSDLYLEQLLQNKPKSDKATMQTYENRGAEVFTNGSSKHMNGTDLTRMKEVEFEKNPSEPMGVTLKLNDKQRCTVARILHGGMIHRQGSLHEGDEIAEINGKSVTNQSVDQLQKILKETNGVVTMKIISNQQSRSRACEMYMRAQFDYDPTKDDLIPCKEAGLKFKTGDIIQIINKQDPNWWQGRVESSAADFAGLIPSPELQEWRVASKTKAREGSQSCSPFGKKKKCKDKYLAKHSSIFDQLDVISYEEVVRLPAFQRKTLVLIGAPGVGRRHIKNALLTKYPDKFSYPAPHTTRPQRKDEENGQEYYFISNDAMTKCISGNELLEYGSFQGNMFGTRLETIQKIHEQEKIALVDVEPQTLKVLRTADFAPLVVFIAPTTTSSQMENLLMIQKESDAILTTFGHFFDVILVNSDVDESVKGVEEALERAISTPQWVPVSWVY; this is encoded by the exons ATGACGTTAAAATCCAGTAAAAACGAGCCCGCTGTCATCCTGGATCCCGTGAGCAGCGCGCGGACAGCCCTGTCCGACCTCTACCTGGAGCAGCTCCTGCAAAACAAACCAAAGTCTGACAAG gcGACTATGCAAACATATGAGAATAGGGGAGCTGAGGTTTTCACCAACGGCAGCTCGAAACACATGAATGGTACAGACCTGACCAGGATGAAAGAAGTAGAATTTGAAAAGAATCCGTCGGAGCCAATG GGGGTCACTCTAAAGCTGAACGACAAACAACGGTGCACTGTGGCCAGGATACTACACGGGGGTATGATCCATAGACAAG GGTCCTTGCACGAAGGGGATGAGATAGCAGAAATCAATGGGAAAAGTGTAACAAACCAAAGTGTAGACCAGCTGCAAAAGATTCTG aaagaaaccaACGGTGTAGTCACGATGAAGATCATCTCCAACCAGCAGAGTCGATCCCGAGCCTGTGAG ATGTACATGAGGGCCCAGTTTGACTATGACCCCACCAAGGACGACCTCATCCCATGCAAGGAGGCCGGGCTGAAGTTTAAAACTGGTGACATCATTCAGATCATCAACAAGCAAGATCCCAATTGGTGGCAGGGCAGAGTGGAGAGCAGCGCTGCGGACTTCGCTGGGCTCATACCTTCCCCAGAGCTCCAAGAATG GAGGGTGGCCAGTAAAACCAAGGCCAGAGAGGGCAGTCAGTCCTGCAGCCCGTTtgggaagaaaaagaaatgcaagGACAAGTACCTGGCCAAACACAGCTCCA TTTTTGACCAACTGGATGTGATTTCTTATGAGGAGGTGGTTCGGCTCCCGgcttttcaaagaaaaacacttgtGCTCATTG GTGCACCTGGCGTCGGAAGGAGACACATCAAAAATGCACTATTGACCAAGTACCCGGACAAATTCTCCTACCCAGCACCGC ACACCACCAGACCCCAGCGCAAGGACGAGGAGAACGGGCAGGAGTATTATTTCATCTCCAACGACGCCATGACCAAGTGCATCTCCGGGAATGAGCTGCTGGAGTACGGAAGCTTCCAGGGAAACATGTTCGGCACCAGACTCGAGACCATCCAGAAGATCCACGAGCAGGAAAAAATCGCCTTGGTGGACGTGGAACCGCAG ACCCTGAAAGTCTTGCGGACGGCTGATTTCGCCCCTCTTGTGGTGTTCATCGCTCCGACCACCACATCTTCCCAG ATGGAAAACCTGCTGATGATCCAAAAAGAGTCGGACGCCATCCTGACCACGTTCGGACACTTCTTCGACGTGATTCTCGTCAACAGCGACGTGGACGAAAGCGTCAAGGGGGTGGAGGAAGCCCTGGAGCGGGCCATCTCCACCCCGCAGTGGGTGCCTGTATCGTGGGTGTACTGA